From one Chloroflexota bacterium genomic stretch:
- a CDS encoding class D sortase — MARKKAPKDLSVEELRRLLVEKQRATRQERLERFRKTGRVVTLASDLDAPSLDRLRTGSVSDADEGAQQPRRRVFDYFLLSIEILAVLGLVFVLFNGLEVIQELNQEVARALEQPTLTATPLIRAVVLPSGHTPPIDGIAQPNEAEIPEHLRPLVQSLANLPIPTPGPEQARRIQIPAIGVDASIVQGDGWEQLKKGVGQYIGSADPGENGNLVLSAHNDIFGEIFRYLDQLEPGDEIVIHTQQRVYTYVIYTTEIVEPTQVEFLDATPKSVVTLISCFPYLIDDQRIIVQAQLRSDGG; from the coding sequence GTGGCACGAAAAAAAGCTCCCAAAGATTTATCTGTTGAAGAACTGCGACGTTTACTGGTCGAGAAGCAACGCGCGACGCGCCAGGAACGGTTGGAGCGATTCCGAAAGACGGGCCGCGTAGTTACGCTGGCTTCAGACCTGGATGCACCTTCGCTGGATCGTTTGCGTACTGGTAGTGTGAGTGATGCTGATGAAGGCGCGCAGCAACCCCGGCGCCGAGTATTCGACTATTTTTTGCTGTCTATTGAAATTCTGGCGGTGCTGGGCTTAGTGTTTGTATTATTCAACGGATTAGAAGTGATACAGGAATTGAATCAGGAAGTTGCCCGGGCGCTGGAACAGCCGACGCTAACGGCCACACCCTTGATCCGGGCAGTGGTGCTGCCTTCAGGGCATACGCCTCCCATTGATGGCATTGCTCAACCCAATGAGGCTGAAATCCCCGAGCACCTGCGCCCTTTGGTGCAATCGCTTGCCAATCTTCCTATCCCTACGCCGGGGCCAGAGCAGGCTCGCCGGATTCAAATTCCGGCAATTGGCGTAGATGCCTCCATTGTACAGGGTGATGGCTGGGAACAACTGAAGAAGGGGGTCGGCCAATATATTGGTTCGGCAGATCCTGGCGAAAATGGAAATTTGGTGCTGTCAGCGCATAATGATATTTTTGGTGAGATTTTCCGCTATCTCGATCAATTGGAACCTGGCGATGAGATTGTTATCCACACCCAGCAGCGCGTATACACTTATGTGATTTATACTACTGAGATCGTGGAACCAACCCAAGTGGAATTCTTGGATGCAACACCAAAATCGGTGGTTACATTAATCTCTTGTTTTCCTTATTTGATTGATGATCAGCGGATAATTGTGCAGGCTCAACTGCGCAGCGACGGGGGGTAA
- the dnaA gene encoding chromosomal replication initiator protein DnaA, giving the protein MKAAQAWQAALGQLQLEMPKAAFDTWVRDTEFITYEDGAFTIGVKNAYARDWLEDRLTSTISKLLAGIMNRTVSVRFAVWQKSEESTTLQTEPIAPAITSTQSRNLALNQRYSFSSFVVGSSNRLAHAASLAVAEKPAQAYNPLFLYGGVGLGKTHLLHAIGNQCVQNGLNILYVSSEEFTNDLIAAIRSHTTQAFREKYRYIDVLLVDDIQFIAGKESTQEEFFHTFNTLHGQNKQIVMTSDRPPKAMVTLEERLRSRFEWGLAADIQPPDFETRMAILHSKAERAGYNIPDEIIALIGRKFQSNIRELEGALTRVVAYADLRNMQIDHELIDAALADLLPQRKDIHPDQIIDAVAHAYNVPIERLLGRERSQSVARPRQIAMYLIREETNTSLPQIGDALGGRDHTTVMYGHEKISDLLERDDKLRRQVLDIKGKLYN; this is encoded by the coding sequence GTGAAAGCTGCACAAGCATGGCAGGCTGCTTTAGGCCAACTACAACTCGAAATGCCAAAAGCTGCCTTCGACACCTGGGTACGCGATACTGAGTTTATTACCTATGAAGATGGTGCTTTTACCATTGGGGTCAAAAACGCGTATGCTCGCGATTGGCTGGAAGATCGTCTTACAAGTACAATTTCGAAGCTACTTGCTGGGATTATGAATCGTACTGTTTCGGTGCGTTTCGCTGTATGGCAAAAAAGCGAAGAAAGTACCACGCTTCAGACCGAACCCATTGCACCAGCAATTACATCTACACAATCTCGTAATCTGGCGCTCAACCAACGCTACAGTTTCTCCAGTTTTGTGGTTGGGTCTAGCAATCGCCTGGCCCATGCAGCATCACTGGCCGTAGCCGAGAAACCAGCGCAAGCGTACAACCCGTTATTCCTTTATGGCGGTGTTGGGCTAGGCAAAACACATCTGCTTCACGCAATTGGAAACCAGTGTGTGCAAAACGGATTGAATATTTTATATGTATCCTCCGAAGAATTTACCAACGATCTAATCGCTGCTATCCGTTCACATACTACCCAAGCATTTCGCGAAAAATATCGGTATATAGATGTTTTGTTGGTTGATGACATCCAGTTTATCGCCGGGAAAGAATCGACGCAAGAAGAATTCTTCCATACATTTAACACATTGCACGGCCAAAACAAGCAAATTGTGATGACATCTGATCGGCCACCCAAGGCAATGGTCACATTGGAAGAACGCTTACGTTCGCGCTTTGAGTGGGGCCTTGCCGCCGATATTCAACCACCTGATTTTGAAACCCGCATGGCTATTCTGCACTCAAAAGCAGAACGAGCGGGCTACAATATTCCTGATGAAATAATTGCGCTTATTGGCCGCAAGTTCCAGTCGAATATCCGAGAGTTAGAGGGTGCGCTTACCCGGGTTGTGGCCTACGCTGATTTACGCAATATGCAAATTGACCATGAACTGATTGATGCCGCCCTAGCTGATTTACTTCCGCAGCGAAAAGACATCCACCCAGATCAGATCATTGATGCGGTGGCGCATGCCTACAATGTCCCTATTGAACGCCTCCTTGGGCGCGAGAGAAGCCAATCTGTAGCGCGGCCTCGCCAAATTGCGATGTATTTGATTCGCGAAGAAACCAATACATCGCTACCTCAAATTGGTGATGCGTTGGGCGGACGAGACCATACAACGGTGATGTATGGCCACGAAAAAATTTCCGATCTGTTGGAGCGTGACGATAAGCTAAGACGCCAGGTTCTAGATATAAAGGGGAAACTCTACAACTGA
- the gcvT gene encoding glycine cleavage system aminomethyltransferase GcvT, which translates to MTERRTPLYEIHLRTASKMVKGGGDYMFPLSYTSHVEEHSNTRTNVGMQDLSTMGEVDVKGPGAERLLNRLLVNEIRDMHPGQVRYSTMCNEDGGIVDDVTVYKFGDEHFMVVTSSGPREKTAQWITEHATGMSAYATDLSGAVALISVQGPRSRDFLLSITKETDLENQRFFRFSQGVVNKTKVLISRSGYTGELGYELYIPAEQAAVMWEYLQKSGKEFGLMPYGVAAMQSLRIEKALPLYGPDMDERRNPFEIGLNRWIRFDKREFVGREALLQIQDMGLNERWTGLVLDSKVPAATGDRIFSVADIATLKEKMFTGSEAGDEFDLESAGELVGEVTSSAVGYSVEKTLALGYVRVTHTYPGARLLVEVNGRPTLAKVVNTPFFDPTGIRTRARGPRKVENQQ; encoded by the coding sequence ATGACCGAAAGAAGAACTCCCCTCTACGAAATCCATCTACGGACAGCTTCGAAGATGGTCAAGGGCGGCGGAGACTATATGTTCCCGCTCAGCTACACATCCCACGTTGAGGAGCACAGCAACACGCGTACTAACGTCGGGATGCAGGATTTATCCACGATGGGCGAAGTAGATGTAAAAGGCCCCGGGGCCGAACGTCTGCTCAACCGCCTGTTAGTCAACGAAATCCGTGATATGCACCCCGGGCAGGTACGCTATTCAACCATGTGCAACGAAGACGGCGGCATCGTCGATGATGTCACCGTCTACAAGTTCGGCGATGAACACTTCATGGTTGTGACCAGCTCCGGGCCGCGCGAGAAAACCGCTCAATGGATCACCGAACATGCCACCGGAATGAGCGCCTACGCCACCGATCTGAGCGGGGCGGTTGCCTTGATCTCCGTGCAGGGGCCGCGTTCGCGCGATTTCCTGCTCTCCATCACCAAAGAAACTGATCTTGAAAACCAGCGATTCTTTCGTTTCTCCCAGGGTGTAGTGAATAAAACCAAAGTGCTGATCTCGCGCAGCGGCTATACTGGCGAGTTGGGCTACGAACTCTATATCCCCGCCGAACAGGCCGCGGTGATGTGGGAATATTTGCAAAAAAGCGGCAAAGAATTTGGGCTGATGCCCTACGGCGTGGCCGCAATGCAAAGCTTGCGCATCGAGAAAGCGCTGCCTCTCTACGGGCCCGACATGGACGAAAGACGCAACCCCTTCGAGATTGGTCTCAACCGCTGGATTCGCTTCGACAAACGCGAATTCGTCGGGCGCGAGGCCCTGCTCCAAATCCAGGATATGGGGCTGAACGAACGTTGGACGGGGTTAGTTCTCGACAGCAAGGTTCCCGCCGCAACTGGCGACCGCATCTTCTCCGTCGCCGATATTGCCACCCTCAAAGAAAAGATGTTCACCGGCTCCGAAGCGGGTGACGAATTTGATCTCGAATCCGCCGGAGAATTGGTCGGTGAAGTCACATCAAGTGCGGTGGGCTACAGCGTGGAGAAAACCCTGGCGCTGGGCTATGTGCGCGTGACGCACACCTACCCCGGGGCACGCCTGCTCGTGGAAGTCAACGGGCGACCGACGCTGGCAAAAGTCGTCAACACCCCCTTCTTTGACCCGACGGGCATCCGCACACGCGCCCGCGGCCCGCGCAAAGTTGAAAACCAACAATGA
- a CDS encoding AI-2E family transporter translates to MTMESSSDSVQQSSPPWGANVKLVVGFTLVAIVAAFLIRFQAILPLLLMTVIATYLLHPVISLLQKTTRLSWRWSVNIVFLILIIGLIVAFTLTGFALVQQLESLIGVIERFINQLPEMVLAWTTTVYKIGPFELDMSQYLSSINIESLTQGIISTVRPMLGQAGNVLTTVATGTVTIVGQGFFILLLAYFILAEAGRVSSDLFVIDLPGYDDDIHRMGRELSRIWNAFLRGQVILFTLTLIIYTILLLALDVRYVLGLALLAGFARFVPYVGQWVTWIVLFVVIFFQKTNHFNLSSTQYLVLVFIIVIVIDQILDGIIAPKILGESLGVHPAAVLVAAMIALNLLGLLGVVLAAPVLATLTLVGGYVIRKMLDQDVWPVAEEEQPLSSKLPISEWAKTFLNWLREKFRKIKLREGELEE, encoded by the coding sequence ATGACAATGGAATCATCCAGCGATTCTGTGCAGCAATCGTCTCCGCCCTGGGGTGCCAATGTAAAACTGGTAGTTGGATTTACATTGGTGGCCATCGTGGCGGCTTTTTTGATTCGCTTTCAGGCAATTTTGCCGCTGTTGTTGATGACAGTGATTGCAACCTATTTACTACATCCGGTTATTTCGCTGCTCCAAAAAACAACGCGCCTTTCGTGGCGCTGGTCGGTAAATATCGTTTTTTTGATCCTTATCATTGGGTTAATAGTTGCTTTTACACTAACGGGCTTTGCATTGGTTCAACAGTTGGAAAGCCTGATTGGCGTAATTGAGCGATTTATCAACCAATTGCCCGAAATGGTACTGGCCTGGACAACAACCGTTTATAAAATTGGTCCCTTTGAACTCGATATGTCGCAGTACCTATCATCCATAAATATCGAGTCGTTAACTCAGGGGATCATTTCGACCGTGCGGCCGATGTTGGGGCAGGCGGGCAACGTGTTGACCACAGTAGCTACAGGCACAGTAACGATTGTTGGGCAGGGCTTTTTCATTCTGTTGTTAGCCTATTTTATTCTGGCGGAGGCCGGACGTGTATCCAGCGATCTTTTCGTAATCGATTTGCCGGGTTACGATGACGATATCCACCGCATGGGACGTGAGCTAAGCCGTATCTGGAATGCTTTCTTGCGCGGGCAAGTTATTCTTTTTACCCTAACGCTGATTATATACACGATTCTATTGCTTGCCCTGGATGTGCGCTATGTATTGGGGCTCGCATTACTGGCCGGATTTGCCCGTTTTGTGCCCTATGTTGGGCAATGGGTGACGTGGATTGTTCTTTTCGTGGTGATCTTTTTTCAGAAGACAAACCATTTTAACCTGAGTTCCACCCAGTATCTGGTGCTGGTTTTTATCATTGTTATTGTGATCGACCAAATCTTGGATGGAATTATCGCCCCAAAGATACTCGGTGAGAGTTTAGGGGTTCACCCGGCGGCTGTACTGGTCGCTGCGATGATCGCTTTGAATTTATTGGGATTGCTGGGAGTTGTGCTGGCTGCGCCTGTTTTGGCAACACTTACGCTTGTGGGGGGATATGTGATTCGAAAAATGCTTGACCAGGATGTGTGGCCGGTCGCCGAAGAAGAACAACCATTATCTTCAAAGCTGCCCATCTCGGAGTGGGCAAAAACTTTCCTGAATTGGCTACGTGAGAAATTTCGAAAAATAAAGCTCAGAGAGGGAGAGCTAGAAGAATAA
- a CDS encoding trimethylamine methyltransferase family protein produces the protein MSKPEHRRERGSRERRRERAQKITRMVQPIHNIPIYELVQPEGIELIHQKSLDILQEVGIDFYLPEALDTLKASGVDVRGETAHFEADLILDYVSKAPSGFTQLARNPENNVTIGGNRMVFAPVYGPPFVYDIKRGRREATLEDFQNFVKLAYLSPYIHHSGGTIVEPTDAPDATRHLDMLFSHIKFSDKAFMGSVMSRANAQDSVKIAEILYGADEIRQNPALISLINVSSPRRYDDRMLEALTVYAKARQAVIITPFLMGGAMSPVSIAGTLILQNAEALAGIAYTQMVNPGTPVVYGSFMTNVDLKSGAPVFGSPESQMALLTSAQMARRYNLPFRSGGMFASSKVADAQAAYESVMTMLPTVQARVNFVLHAAGWLENGMTAGYEKFVMDCEVLGMYHTLLKGVDLSEDALAMDSLRSVPPGGHHLGTDHTMRNFETAFYRSDLFDYNDVDLWVAEGSQTAEQVASKKVKELLKNYEAPALEPAKEEELQAFITQRKTEL, from the coding sequence ATGAGCAAACCAGAACATCGTCGTGAACGCGGCAGCCGCGAGCGCCGCCGTGAACGTGCCCAAAAAATCACCCGTATGGTGCAACCGATTCACAACATCCCAATCTACGAATTGGTGCAACCTGAAGGCATTGAACTGATCCACCAGAAATCACTTGATATTTTACAAGAAGTGGGGATTGACTTCTATCTCCCGGAGGCGCTGGATACGCTCAAAGCGAGCGGCGTAGATGTGCGGGGCGAGACGGCCCACTTTGAAGCTGATCTGATTCTAGACTATGTATCCAAAGCCCCAAGCGGATTCACCCAACTAGCGCGCAACCCGGAGAATAACGTGACCATAGGGGGGAATCGCATGGTCTTCGCCCCGGTCTACGGACCGCCCTTTGTTTACGATATTAAGCGCGGCCGCCGCGAAGCCACCCTCGAAGATTTCCAGAACTTCGTCAAACTGGCCTATTTGAGCCCCTATATCCATCACTCCGGCGGCACCATCGTCGAACCGACCGACGCACCCGACGCTACCCGCCACCTGGATATGCTCTTCAGCCATATCAAATTCAGCGACAAGGCTTTCATGGGGTCGGTGATGTCGCGTGCCAACGCCCAAGACAGCGTCAAAATTGCCGAGATACTTTACGGAGCCGATGAGATTCGCCAAAATCCGGCCCTCATCTCGCTGATCAATGTCAGCAGCCCGCGCCGCTACGATGACCGCATGCTCGAAGCGCTGACCGTTTACGCCAAAGCGCGGCAAGCCGTCATCATCACACCCTTCCTGATGGGCGGCGCTATGTCACCGGTTTCTATCGCGGGCACACTGATCCTACAGAACGCTGAAGCTCTGGCAGGCATTGCCTACACGCAAATGGTCAACCCCGGCACCCCGGTAGTGTACGGCTCCTTCATGACCAACGTAGACCTGAAGAGTGGCGCGCCGGTTTTCGGCTCGCCCGAAAGCCAGATGGCCCTGCTGACCAGCGCCCAAATGGCGCGTCGCTACAACCTACCCTTCCGCAGTGGTGGCATGTTCGCCAGTTCCAAAGTCGCCGATGCGCAGGCCGCCTACGAATCGGTGATGACCATGCTGCCCACCGTGCAGGCGCGCGTCAACTTTGTGTTGCACGCCGCTGGGTGGCTCGAAAACGGTATGACCGCCGGGTATGAAAAATTCGTCATGGATTGTGAAGTATTGGGCATGTACCACACCCTGCTCAAAGGTGTAGACCTCTCCGAAGATGCACTGGCGATGGACTCGCTGCGCAGCGTGCCACCGGGTGGTCATCACCTAGGCACTGACCATACCATGCGCAATTTTGAAACCGCTTTCTACCGCTCCGATCTTTTCGACTATAACGATGTTGACCTCTGGGTAGCAGAAGGCAGCCAGACTGCCGAACAGGTAGCTTCTAAAAAGGTCAAGGAATTGCTAAAGAATTACGAAGCCCCCGCGCTAGAACCAGCCAAAGAAGAAGAACTTCAGGCCTTCATCACCCAACGGAAAACAGAACTATAA
- a CDS encoding lamin tail domain-containing protein: MSHRWGKNYTTAITPVVFGGLFIAYLSLWGRSIPTRAAPLLQETATNTEPVPSDTPTLHSSATPSSSPSPSSTNTTFIEASATSTASTTLLIASSTHTTSPTPSPALAVQLESAAAYAPITILINEVAWSGTNASSYDEWIELHNPGVENIDLSGWILVADDDSPHVSLAGSIAPGGFYLLERSDEDTVANIPADLIYTGTLSNSGEVLRLLGPSGELVDSANLSGGNWPAGNADPRAAMMRIGVIDDNDSAWDTSTTTTIGLDANGDPIIGSPRAANGTEAVPTATPSNTLTASPTATPSSTTTPTQTHTPITTENIVVINEIAWAGTAASSNDEWIELHNPNEFTVDLTGWGLSAEDGSPEIKLSGSIPPGGYFLLERTDDTTIRDLPADLIYTGSLSNGGETLYLFNAANIRIDAVYMVNGAWPGGTTGSGSPPYASLERGDLAGTFWGSNNGSICNGSDADGNPINGTPKQNNSIAQSFQHSKTPTTTSTTTGTTTPSSTTSSTSTPTPTPTLTQTSTLTPSATATPSPTATYTATASQTPSPTATLTHYYFPAGIIRINEVAWAGTLASGYDEWIELYNPGAYVIDLTGWTLAAADEAPSIELGGRIPAQGYYLLERTDDNTISNIPADLIYTGTLSNDGETLYLRGPNGEIIDIANTDGDDWPAGDADRRTSMERFGNEDIWGSNSEVITNGRDSNGNPINGTPKYANSVWFPTQTPTNTSTPTSTPSPTPTATTVRPQRVIFNEIAWMGTIGHYNDEWIELLNPNADAINLDGWRITAADGSPDFTISGIIQPWGYFLLERTDDTTIRDIPADFIYTGSMSNSGELLYLFAPSGEIVDIVAPINGGWPAGDAALHISMERRTTTMAGISTWSHNTRFIRNGYDVDGYRVNGTPRQRNSLEFPTPTPTAIPKDALILINEFLPRARYDWNGDGRFTVSDEFIEVVNAGTIMVNLEGWLLDDLEEKFTPYEIPSIQLAPGETYAFFRSETHISLGDDGDTIYLFNSAMELVDEKQYNFAKDINISWCRANIHAPIHYPCWPTPGDTNAPYPQPDREPPASFPNTPTPAFPPDGQLIPKGLRILGYT, translated from the coding sequence ATGTCACATCGTTGGGGTAAAAACTACACCACGGCAATCACACCCGTCGTCTTTGGGGGTTTGTTCATCGCCTATCTGTCGTTATGGGGGCGCAGCATACCCACGCGGGCAGCGCCTCTGCTTCAAGAAACAGCAACCAACACCGAGCCAGTCCCGAGCGACACCCCAACGCTACATAGCAGTGCCACACCATCATCGTCACCATCGCCATCCAGCACAAACACAACCTTCATCGAAGCATCTGCCACATCCACTGCTTCCACTACTCTCCTCATCGCTTCATCCACCCATACAACCAGCCCAACGCCAAGCCCAGCCCTAGCCGTGCAACTTGAGAGCGCGGCAGCTTATGCACCCATCACAATTTTGATTAATGAAGTTGCCTGGAGCGGCACGAATGCCAGTTCGTATGATGAGTGGATTGAATTGCATAACCCCGGAGTAGAAAACATTGATCTCTCGGGGTGGATTCTAGTCGCTGATGATGACTCACCGCACGTCTCCTTAGCGGGCAGCATTGCCCCAGGCGGATTCTATCTCTTAGAACGCAGCGACGAAGACACCGTTGCCAACATTCCCGCCGACCTGATTTACACCGGTACACTCAGTAATAGCGGAGAAGTCTTGCGTTTGCTAGGGCCATCTGGCGAACTGGTGGACAGTGCAAATCTAAGCGGCGGCAATTGGCCTGCCGGGAATGCTGATCCACGCGCGGCGATGATGCGCATTGGCGTTATCGATGACAACGATTCTGCCTGGGATACCAGTACGACAACTACGATTGGCTTGGACGCGAATGGCGATCCCATTATTGGCAGCCCGCGAGCCGCTAACGGCACAGAAGCTGTGCCAACCGCAACGCCTTCTAACACGCTCACCGCCAGCCCGACGGCCACGCCTTCATCGACGACAACACCTACTCAAACGCATACTCCAATCACAACTGAAAACATCGTCGTTATTAACGAAATTGCATGGGCGGGCACAGCAGCCTCCAGCAACGATGAATGGATTGAGCTCCATAACCCGAACGAATTCACTGTTGATCTTACCGGGTGGGGATTGAGCGCCGAAGATGGAAGCCCGGAAATCAAATTATCAGGCAGCATCCCGCCGGGCGGCTATTTTCTATTGGAGCGCACCGACGACACCACCATACGCGATCTGCCTGCCGATTTGATCTACACTGGCTCATTGAGCAACGGTGGGGAAACCTTGTACCTATTTAACGCGGCCAATATACGAATTGATGCCGTTTATATGGTAAATGGCGCTTGGCCCGGCGGCACCACTGGAAGCGGATCACCCCCCTACGCATCTTTGGAGCGCGGTGATCTGGCTGGCACATTTTGGGGAAGTAATAATGGCAGCATCTGCAATGGCTCCGATGCAGACGGAAATCCTATCAATGGCACGCCCAAACAGAACAATTCAATTGCCCAATCCTTTCAACACAGCAAAACCCCAACCACCACGTCTACAACAACCGGCACCACAACGCCATCCAGTACAACTTCCTCAACTTCAACTCCCACACCAACGCCAACACTCACCCAAACATCCACACTCACACCATCTGCCACAGCAACACCCAGCCCCACCGCGACTTATACGGCTACAGCTTCGCAAACCCCTTCCCCAACAGCAACATTAACCCACTATTATTTTCCAGCCGGAATCATTCGCATCAACGAGGTTGCATGGGCAGGCACCCTCGCCAGTGGCTACGACGAGTGGATAGAACTTTACAATCCAGGTGCTTACGTGATTGATCTTACCGGATGGACACTCGCCGCCGCAGACGAAGCGCCCAGCATTGAACTCGGGGGTCGAATCCCTGCACAAGGATACTATTTATTGGAACGTACTGATGACAATACCATCAGTAATATCCCTGCCGATCTGATCTATACTGGAACGCTCTCAAATGACGGAGAAACGCTCTATCTGCGCGGCCCCAACGGAGAAATTATCGATATTGCCAACACTGATGGCGATGACTGGCCTGCCGGTGATGCCGACAGGCGTACTTCAATGGAGCGTTTTGGCAACGAAGATATATGGGGAAGCAACTCGGAAGTAATCACCAACGGGCGCGATTCTAATGGGAACCCCATCAATGGCACACCCAAATATGCCAACTCGGTCTGGTTTCCCACTCAAACGCCCACCAACACATCCACACCAACATCTACCCCATCGCCAACACCAACCGCAACAACCGTACGCCCGCAACGGGTGATTTTTAACGAAATCGCCTGGATGGGTACGATTGGACACTATAACGATGAATGGATTGAGCTTCTCAACCCAAACGCTGATGCGATCAATCTCGATGGCTGGCGCATCACTGCCGCTGATGGCAGCCCAGATTTCACCATAAGCGGAATCATACAACCTTGGGGGTATTTCCTCCTCGAGCGCACCGACGACACCACCATTCGCGACATCCCTGCCGATTTCATTTACACCGGCTCAATGAGCAACAGCGGAGAACTGCTCTATCTATTCGCGCCCAGCGGAGAAATAGTAGATATCGTCGCGCCAATCAACGGCGGATGGCCTGCTGGTGATGCCGCTTTGCATATTAGCATGGAACGCCGCACCACCACAATGGCAGGAATTTCGACCTGGAGCCACAACACCCGATTTATCCGCAACGGTTATGACGTAGATGGATACCGCGTAAATGGTACGCCACGGCAACGCAACTCATTGGAATTTCCAACCCCAACACCAACGGCAATACCGAAAGACGCTCTCATCCTAATCAACGAATTTCTGCCGCGTGCGCGCTATGATTGGAATGGCGATGGACGATTCACTGTTTCGGATGAGTTTATTGAGGTCGTCAATGCAGGGACCATCATGGTCAATCTCGAGGGCTGGTTACTGGATGATCTCGAAGAAAAGTTTACCCCCTATGAGATACCCTCTATTCAGTTAGCACCTGGCGAAACCTATGCTTTCTTCCGCTCTGAAACCCATATCTCGCTCGGCGATGATGGCGATACCATATACTTGTTCAACTCCGCCATGGAACTGGTAGATGAGAAACAGTACAACTTTGCCAAAGACATCAATATCTCTTGGTGCCGCGCAAATATCCATGCGCCCATCCACTATCCATGCTGGCCAACTCCGGGCGATACAAACGCACCCTACCCACAACCAGATCGTGAACCACCAGCTTCATTTCCAAACACCCCAACGCCAGCATTCCCCCCAGATGGACAACTCATCCCCAAAGGGTTGCGCATTTTAGGATACACCTAA
- the solA gene encoding N-methyl-L-tryptophan oxidase, producing MIGYSKRFHTIVLGVGGMGSAVCYELAKRGKRVLGIDRFDIPNDMGSSHGYTRIIRLAYYEHPSYVMLLRRAYELWAEVEARTGQQVLVKTGSIDAGPADSWVFKGSLQSCVEHGLEHEVLTGSELKQRFPGYNLPHDLLAVLQPDGGFVLPEPATVAYVQAAHSLGAEIHGHEEVLEWQPLSNGEGVRVITDRAEYEADSLVIAGGAWNSRLLPFLQGMAVPERQVLAWLQPDRPEYFTPATFPVFNVLVPEGRYYGFPVHTVPGFKFGRYHHFEEVVEPDTYDRQPSEFDEEVLRDFASRYFPDGAGPTMILKSCMFTNSPDRQFIIDLHPEYPQVSFAAGFSGHGYKFASVIGEVMADLAERQDSRHNISLFNIARLTGRVSKLYQNIPGMRVSAGNRIQPQPQSRIALPNRRITRGGRRLTTPRNISTPRRIHQENQTPRRAHGEYYHDSTDPRYWESEDVKPFW from the coding sequence ATGATCGGATACTCCAAACGATTTCATACAATTGTGCTCGGCGTGGGCGGCATGGGCAGCGCGGTGTGCTACGAGCTTGCCAAGCGCGGCAAACGCGTGCTGGGCATCGACCGTTTCGACATCCCCAACGATATGGGGTCATCGCACGGCTACACGCGCATCATCCGCCTGGCTTATTATGAACACCCTTCTTACGTGATGCTGCTGCGCCGCGCCTACGAACTGTGGGCCGAAGTTGAAGCCCGCACCGGGCAGCAAGTGCTGGTTAAAACCGGCTCGATTGACGCTGGCCCAGCCGATAGCTGGGTCTTCAAAGGTTCGCTGCAATCTTGCGTAGAACACGGTCTTGAGCACGAAGTGCTGACCGGCTCCGAACTTAAGCAGCGCTTCCCCGGCTACAATCTGCCGCACGATCTGCTGGCTGTCTTGCAGCCCGACGGTGGCTTTGTGTTGCCAGAACCGGCCACCGTGGCCTATGTGCAGGCCGCGCACAGCCTGGGCGCAGAAATCCACGGGCACGAAGAAGTACTCGAATGGCAGCCGCTCAGCAACGGCGAAGGCGTGCGTGTAATTACCGATCGCGCTGAGTACGAAGCCGACTCACTGGTCATCGCAGGTGGCGCGTGGAACTCGCGCCTGCTGCCCTTCTTACAGGGCATGGCTGTGCCCGAGCGTCAGGTATTGGCGTGGCTGCAGCCCGACCGCCCCGAATACTTCACTCCGGCCACCTTCCCGGTCTTCAATGTGCTCGTCCCCGAAGGCCGCTACTACGGCTTCCCCGTCCACACCGTACCGGGCTTCAAATTTGGCCGCTATCATCATTTTGAAGAAGTGGTCGAACCCGACACGTATGACCGCCAGCCCAGCGAGTTCGACGAAGAAGTGCTGCGCGATTTCGCTTCACGCTACTTCCCCGATGGCGCTGGCCCGACGATGATTCTCAAGTCGTGCATGTTCACCAACTCGCCCGACCGCCAATTTATCATCGATCTGCATCCCGAATATCCGCAGGTCAGTTTTGCGGCGGGGTTCAGTGGTCACGGCTACAAGTTCGCCAGCGTGATCGGCGAAGTGATGGCCGATTTGGCCGAGCGGCAGGATTCGCGGCACAATATCAGCCTGTTCAATATTGCCCGGCTGACCGGAAGAGTGAGCAAGTTGTATCAAAATATCCCCGGGATGCGAGTTTCCGCGGGGAACAGGATTCAACCCCAACCCCAGAGTCGCATCGCCCTGCCGAACAGGCGAATCACGCGCGGGGGCAGGCGGCTCACCACCCCGAGGAATATCTCAACCCCGAGGCGAATCCACCAAGAAAACCAAACCCCAAGGCGGGCACACGGCGAGTATTATCACGACAGCACCGATCCGCGCTATTGGGAAAGCGAAGACGTGAAGCCATTTTGGTAA